CCATCAGCCGACGTCAAACTCCCGAAGGTGACCAAATCGAAGCGCGGCTACCTCGACCACGCACAAGTGCGCGAACTCGTGCGTGCCGCAGGACCAGACGGAGACATCATCGCCACGCTCGCCTATACCGGGCTTCGATGGGGTGAGCTTGCCGCTCTGACAGTCGATAGCGTCGACCTCAGGAGGAAGCGACTCTCGATCACCCAGAGCGTGAGCGAGGTCGGTGGTGCACTCGTCTGGGGCACTCCGAAGACCAACCGATCACGCGTCGTAGGGTTCCCCGCGTTTCTGACCGAATCCATCCAAGCTCGCATGAGCGGCAAGCAACCGACAGACCAGGTGTTTACATCTCACAACGGCGCCGTCCTACGCAACAACAATTTCCGACGCCGCAGCTTCGCCCCCGCACTCGAGCACGTGCGGGAGATGGATCCCACGTTCCCTGAGATCACGCTTCACGATCTTCGACACACAGCAGCCAGCCTCGCCGTCTCTGCCGGCGCAAACGTCAAGGCTGTGCAACGGATGCTCGGGCACGCTTCGGCAGCCATGACGCTCGACGTCTACGCAGACCTGTTCGATGACGACCTCAACGCAGTCTCAACAGCACTCGATCGCGACGCAAGCGCCCACTTCGGCGACGGAAGTTGGACCAGGCAAGAACCGACCCAAACTGGTCTGCGATAGACCAGAAAAGACCTGCTCAAACGGACCGGTTCCGAATGGTTTGTGGGCAAAATGTGGGCAAAACGGCGAATTCGGGCTGACCGCACCACATCAGCAAAAACAAAAAACCCCCGTCGACCGGGGGTTTTCATCTGTAGCGGAGGCGGGACTCGAACCCGCGACCTCACGATTATGAGTCGTGCGCTCTCACCATCTGAGCTACTCCGCCGCAATCGCCCACTCCGCAGAACAAGCGCTACGAGCCCCGAGTCAGGATTGAACTGACGACCCCTTCCTTACCATGGAAGTGCTCTGCCACTGAGCTATCGGGGCGCTGTCCTTCACAGGACAACCAGATGAGACTAGCATCCGCGACGCCGTCTCACGAAATCGGGACGTCAGTACGAGTACCGGCCCGCGTTCTTGCGCATCCACACCAGTGGATCGACCGTGGAGCCGTTGATGATGATCTCGAAATGCAGGTGCGCACCGTAGGAACGGCCAGTGTTCCCGACCTTTCCGATGGTGTCGCCAACCTTCACCTTCTGCCCCACCTTGACCGCGATCGACCCGTGCTGCATGTGCGAATAATGGCTGGTGACGACCTGACCGTCGATGATGTGATCCACGTACACGGTCACGCCGTAGCCGCCGCCGGACTCCGTCGCGATTCGCACCGTCCCATCGGCGATCGCCTGGATCGTCGCACCCGCTCCGGGCACCAGGTCGATACCGGCGTGCATGCGACCGTTGCGCATTCCGTACGGTGAACTCATCGCCACGCCGACCATGAACGGCCACTGGATCGCGGCATCCGGGTCGTTGGTGTAGAGGCTGTCGGAGAAGCGGATGTGCTCCTCGGCAGCGATGTCCAGCAGCGAGACCGTGGAGTAATCGGCATCGCGCACGATCGCTTCGTCTTCCACACCAGCCGAGGCGACGAACGCCTGGATCTCGTCCTCGGCCACCTTCGTGGCGGGAGATTCCGCCGCGACGAGGATGCAGTCGCGACCGAGCCGTTCTTCTGAACCGCAGCCACCGCGCTCGCAGGCAACGTCATCGACACCGCGATCAGACCTGCGACGCCCATCACTCCGAGACTCGCACCGGCTGCCGCCAGTCGACGTCCGATCCGGCGGCGTGGAACGAGGTGAGCGGATGCCGGCATCGTGCCGGCC
Above is a window of Microbacterium suwonense DNA encoding:
- a CDS encoding M23 family metallopeptidase — its product is MAEDEIQAFVASAGVEDEAIVRDADYSTVSLLDIAAEEHIRFSDSLYTNDPDAAIQWPFMVGVAMSSPYGMRNGRMHAGIDLVPGAGATIQAIADGTVRIATESGGGYGVTVYVDHIIDGQVVTSHYSHMQHGSIAVKVGQKVKVGDTIGKVGNTGRSYGAHLHFEIIINGSTVDPLVWMRKNAGRYSY
- a CDS encoding tyrosine-type recombinase/integrase, which encodes MGSIEPYETTSGRRYRIRYRTPENRQTDKRGFRTKREAAEYLTSVETQKSQGDYIAPSRSRIDVNTWAIAWQQTLAHLKPTTRSGYIYSLNRHVLPRWGRIHLADISHTDLQVWAGELSETLAASSARQVFHVMNSMLTLAVRDRRLTRNPSADVKLPKVTKSKRGYLDHAQVRELVRAAGPDGDIIATLAYTGLRWGELAALTVDSVDLRRKRLSITQSVSEVGGALVWGTPKTNRSRVVGFPAFLTESIQARMSGKQPTDQVFTSHNGAVLRNNNFRRRSFAPALEHVREMDPTFPEITLHDLRHTAASLAVSAGANVKAVQRMLGHASAAMTLDVYADLFDDDLNAVSTALDRDASAHFGDGSWTRQEPTQTGLR